In Polycladomyces subterraneus, the following are encoded in one genomic region:
- the cbiE gene encoding precorrin-6y C5,15-methyltransferase (decarboxylating) subunit CbiE, whose amino-acid sequence MHPVKIIGVGDDGANGLFPAYNRWIEEADTLVGGERHLAFFPESSAERIPIKNGLSVVLERIDRARHHGRVVVLASGDPLFYGIAGLIARKLGPDQVEIHPHLSSLQLASARMKESWQDAAVESVHGRKLEGLAQRIDGKEKVALLTDATNDPSAIARYLIRFGMSEYRAFVAENLGGEEERCGWWELEEMAEASFSPLNIVILKWKSDADPPRWGLGIDDHEFAQRKPDKGLITKKEVRVLSLSEMQLAPDSVVWDIGAGSGSVSVEAARLAPFGQVFAIEKNEADLTNIEANKIKFRTDFAVIHAKAPDGLDPLPDPDAVFIGGSGGELQELLRVCCERLKPGGRIVVNAATLETLHQTREGLSKAGFETRVTMVQTARSKPILNLTRLEGYNPVFIIVGWR is encoded by the coding sequence ATGCATCCCGTGAAAATCATCGGTGTGGGGGATGACGGGGCCAACGGGTTGTTTCCCGCCTACAACCGGTGGATTGAAGAGGCGGACACCTTGGTCGGAGGAGAGCGGCATTTAGCGTTTTTTCCCGAGAGTTCCGCTGAGCGGATTCCGATTAAAAACGGTCTCAGTGTGGTGTTGGAACGGATCGACCGGGCGAGACATCACGGACGGGTCGTCGTGCTGGCGTCCGGCGATCCGTTGTTTTACGGGATTGCCGGGCTGATCGCACGCAAACTAGGCCCGGATCAGGTGGAGATTCACCCACATTTGAGCTCGTTGCAACTGGCGTCCGCCCGCATGAAAGAGAGCTGGCAGGATGCGGCGGTCGAAAGTGTGCATGGGCGCAAGTTGGAGGGATTGGCACAGCGGATCGACGGTAAGGAGAAAGTGGCTTTGTTGACCGATGCGACCAACGATCCGTCCGCCATCGCCCGTTATCTCATTCGGTTCGGCATGTCCGAATACCGGGCGTTCGTCGCCGAAAATCTGGGCGGCGAAGAGGAACGGTGCGGTTGGTGGGAGTTGGAGGAGATGGCCGAAGCATCATTCTCTCCTCTCAATATTGTCATTCTCAAGTGGAAGTCAGACGCCGATCCGCCGCGTTGGGGGTTGGGCATCGACGACCATGAGTTTGCCCAGCGCAAACCGGATAAAGGGCTGATCACCAAAAAAGAGGTGCGTGTTCTCAGCCTGTCCGAAATGCAATTGGCCCCTGACAGCGTAGTGTGGGACATCGGGGCCGGTTCCGGTTCGGTTTCGGTGGAGGCGGCACGGCTGGCCCCTTTTGGCCAGGTGTTTGCCATTGAGAAAAATGAAGCGGATTTAACCAATATCGAAGCCAACAAAATAAAATTTCGCACCGATTTTGCCGTTATTCACGCCAAGGCGCCAGACGGGTTGGATCCGCTCCCCGATCCAGACGCGGTCTTTATCGGCGGCAGCGGCGGCGAACTGCAGGAATTGCTGCGGGTCTGCTGCGAACGGTTGAAACCGGGAGGACGGATCGTGGTCAATGCGGCGACATTGGAGACGTTGCATCAGACACGGGAAGGACTGTCGAAAGCCGGATTCGAGACACGGGTCACCATGGTGCAAACCGCCCGCAGCAAGCCGATTTTGAATCTGACCCGACTGGAGGGGTACAACCCCGTTTTCATCATTGTTGGATGGCGATGA
- a CDS encoding precorrin-8X methylmutase, with protein sequence MTPREFQPVTTRPEEIEQLSFRMITEELGEHPFTDEQFPVVQRVIHSSADFELGQSLLFHPDAIRSGIEAILAGKPVVADVQMVQVGISKPRIERFGGDVRVYISDPDVAAEAKRLGTTRAIVSMRKAVREAEGGIFAIGNAPTALLELIRLVRTGEAKPGLIVGVPVGFVSAAESKEELAKLDVPFITNRGRKGGSPTAVAIVNALSLMAERQK encoded by the coding sequence ATGATCACCGAGGAATTGGGCGAGCACCCGTTTACGGATGAGCAATTTCCTGTCGTCCAGCGGGTGATTCACTCCTCGGCCGATTTTGAGTTGGGCCAGAGCTTGCTGTTTCACCCCGATGCCATCCGGTCCGGGATCGAGGCGATTCTTGCGGGCAAGCCGGTTGTGGCGGACGTCCAGATGGTGCAGGTGGGGATCAGCAAACCGCGGATTGAGCGGTTCGGCGGGGATGTACGGGTGTACATCTCTGATCCGGATGTGGCAGCAGAAGCGAAACGCTTAGGGACGACGCGGGCGATCGTGTCGATGCGCAAAGCCGTGCGTGAAGCGGAAGGCGGCATTTTCGCAATCGGCAATGCCCCGACAGCCCTCTTGGAGCTAATCCGGCTGGTTCGGACGGGGGAGGCGAAGCCCGGCCTGATCGTCGGTGTCCCCGTGGGTTTCGTGTCAGCCGCCGAATCCAAAGAAGAGCTGGCCAAACTGGACGTACCGTTCATTACCAACCGGGGCAGAAAAGGAGGCAGTCCGACGGCCGTGGCGATTGTCAACGCGTTGTCGTTGATGGCGGAACGGCAGAAGTGA
- the cobI gene encoding precorrin-2 C(20)-methyltransferase, whose translation MSKIGTLYGLGVGPGDPELITVKAFRIMRESPVIAYPKKRMGEKSYALTIAETYVNPAEKEMLGLVFPMTRDQEVLRREWDKTVATVWERLSLGKDVAFVTEGDPMLYSTFIHMSRCMRDAHPEVNIVSVPGVSSVNAAASRLDIPLADGDEQIAIVPATEDRAAMKKALLEHDAVVFLKVAKVLDQMIDLLRELELIDKAMVVSKATSEQEMIWRHVEELAGARLGYLTLMVVRK comes from the coding sequence ATGAGTAAAATCGGAACTTTGTATGGATTGGGCGTCGGACCGGGTGATCCGGAACTGATCACGGTCAAGGCGTTCCGCATTATGCGGGAATCTCCCGTGATCGCCTATCCCAAAAAGCGAATGGGAGAAAAGAGCTACGCGCTGACCATCGCGGAAACCTACGTCAATCCGGCGGAAAAAGAGATGCTGGGTTTGGTGTTTCCCATGACGCGGGATCAGGAGGTATTGCGCCGGGAGTGGGACAAAACGGTGGCGACGGTGTGGGAGCGACTCTCCCTGGGGAAGGACGTGGCGTTTGTCACCGAAGGCGATCCGATGTTGTACAGCACGTTTATTCACATGAGCCGGTGTATGCGGGATGCCCACCCGGAGGTGAACATCGTCTCCGTCCCCGGCGTCTCCTCGGTCAACGCAGCCGCTTCCCGCCTCGATATCCCATTGGCAGATGGAGACGAGCAAATCGCGATCGTGCCGGCGACGGAAGACCGGGCGGCCATGAAAAAAGCGCTGTTGGAGCATGACGCGGTGGTGTTTCTCAAAGTGGCCAAGGTGCTCGACCAGATGATCGATTTGTTGCGGGAATTGGAGTTGATCGACAAAGCGATGGTGGTGAGCAAGGCCACGTCGGAACAGGAAATGATCTGGCGCCATGTGGAGGAATTGGCCGGTGCACGTCTCGGCTACTTGACACTGATGGTGGTGAGAAAATGA